The window AAAATTGCAATTACCTTTCATGGAAATTAGGCTTTCAACTTTGGTTGTGGTTTATTTAAGTGTGAACTTCATCATCTTGAGGAAAGTCCATTCTAATATAGGACTTGCCATAATTTGTTTTCAAGGAATCAAATACCTGTCGTGTTTCTTTGTGCGTATGTTTAGTCCCGTAGCATGGCTTGTTTCATTTATGTGGCAGTGTTGTGGCAGACACATAGATATAGTATAGACTTACTAGAACATATCTGACAATCTCCCATTGTGACAATTGTGACATACTACTGCATCTCCTTAAAATACTTACAATAAGCATCTGATGTTTTTCTTGTGGTCAGTACCAGAGCCACACTTGCCCGTAGACGGTCACGTTCCCAAGTAACAAATTTCAAGTTTTAGTTTGTTTATTTCCCAATCTGGCTAGGTAGTGTAGTGAATAGCTGATTAGATAGCAACAAAGTGGTCATAACCAAGCAAGTGTTTTGTTTTCCTCCTTTTTTGTTGGTCTAAACATTTTATGTTTATATATAAAGATTATATTTTGGAAATTTTAATGTTATCATCAAATCACATCACACAAATTTAAAGATATCATTTTGGGCATGTTTCTTATGTAGTTTTTATATTGGGCATGTATTTTTTTTCATAGATATTTTGTGTGCCTCGCTAGAAATTAAATTCTGACTCCTGCTTGTGATATAGGGTGGAAACAACTAACATGAAGGGTTTGAAGAAGATTGAGGATGGACACTGAAGAGACATAAAAATGAATGAATTAACAAAAGGTGGATCATCTAAGATCGATCTGATTGTTTAGCAAACCCATTTGTGTGCATGGGGTCTGTGGCATATTGTACCCTGAGATTATAGTTAAGTTTCCTTTGCCCTTCATGGGATAGGATCCTAATATTTGACTAAAGATTTAAAGTTATTGCCCTTCGTGAGAAGCATCATGTTGTTTGGTTAAAATGACTGAGTTGCATGTATGTTTCGTTCCGAGATTTATATAAGGTTGTTGGTGGTTAGGTTTGCCTCTGGTGACTGCCACCAATCGATAGCATCTATAGGAGTTTAAACTCCGTCGATCTGGTTCAGACAGCTCAATATGCAATATAAACAATTTCAATTCTTTATATGCTTGGGGTCCTTGCTCCTTGGTCAGTTTTTTATCTATGTGCTTCAAGCCGCTGTCTTTGAAGATTGGGGTGATAAGTGAACATTTACTGGGAATCAGAGTAATACAAAAGGAACTTCATTACAAATTGAAGAAATGAGAAATGTACAAGATAATTGTTCTATCTGTCTATAATACCCAATTGAAACTGAAACAACATGGGCAGGTCCAGGCCTTGAGACCATGAGTGCACACAAAAGAGCCTCATTAGCTCGAAAAGAGTAAAAGGTAAGTAATGGAAATCTCGACCCAAGTGGGTGAGGTCGATTCCAGTCTGTATGATCAACTGCTTCTAGAATAGAGATCGATGCTACCTAATTGCAGCCGCGAATTTGATTGAATATCGCGAACCCTCAAAAATCTAAACCTGGTACAAGTAACTACATGTTAAATGAGAGCCACAATACAAGCAGATGTTCAAATAGATTTAGAGCGCACAATACCTGAAAGCATTTGATAGGAAACCTTCAGATGAAACTTTAAATGTTCTACACTGAAAACGACTGTCGAATAGTTGAGAAGTTCGTTTATCTATCAGGTGCCAGCTTGACCCCCCATCATTGCTTCTCTCGACAACCCTGAAAGTAAAAATGTTAGATGTTTACAAGGGAAGATATGTGGACAATCACAAATGTAGTGCATATATATACCAATCCATTGGATCTCTTTCAGGTGCATCATTGGCTGACATCAACTCATATGCCACAAGTTCGTGCATCTGGTTATCCGATACTTTATATACGATCCAACAACCTACAAGAACAAAAGAAGAAAATTCAAACAGTGAATTTGTTACACTGGGAATCAGGCTATCATAACAGGTACCATCTAATTTTTATTTTACTCAAGTTATTGTGTTTTCGGTCTTTCTTGGTGTTGAACAAAAACCTGACCACCTAAAAATTGATACATTTTTGACAATTCAATTGTAATAATGAAGATGGACCAATAAAAGAAACTAAGAAAAGAGAGAAGTTTACATTACCTTTGGCACCATTTGGTTCTTCCCACTTGGACACGCGTGTCCCATCAAAAGCTGATGTCGCCTGAAATTTATTAAAGTGATTATGGATAGATTTCTCAAGTAAAAATTTAAAATGGTGAACTGCACTATAAAATAACACTCACAATTCCAAATGGAATTTCTTCTCCACTTGCACGTACTACACCAGAATGTATTCTGTTTAACTTAAGAAGTGGCAAGCAAAGAGAATCTTTAACAAAGTTTTCACAACTTTTAAGATTACGGATTGTGATGTCCAAAGCATGGAATGTAACAGGCAGTGCCAAAGAGGTTTTAACAGCAGGTCCAGCCAATGAAATTTCAACCCTCCCATCAGTATCTGCCTTGCTACTCAATGAAAGAGCGCTGAGTAACTCAGTGAAAGAGGGCAGCAACTGCCGAACAACAGACTGGTTGATATTTGGAACTGAATCTACTGACACCCTCCTTGTTTTAAAAGGGGATTTCTTAAGATTTATGAGAAGTCCTTTAAGAATCTCCAGTACTTCAACTGCCCTTGACTTTGGAAAACCTTCATCTACCAACTGTGCAAGAATTGGAAGAAAACCATTGTAAATTTTTGTCACGTGCTCGTCCACACATTGACGAAGTGGACAAGAAGAACCAGTTAAGGATAAACTCTCATCAGAGCCATCTTCCATTCTTGACTTGCGCCATTCCTTGTCCCCACTTCGTCTCCCAGGTAATGAGGTTGAGGCATCGTCTGTAGAACGTAAATCTCTCTCTAGTTCTTGTCTTTCCTTCTCATCGCGGTCTTCAAGTGCAGAACGCACTTGAGAAGTATAGCCTCGTCGACATTCTTTTGTTATATTAGCAAGCACAGATGACAGTGCAGGCTCTGAAATAATGTTACGTCGAGAAAGAACCTGCAAATTGAAAGATTTATTTCTCATCAGTGACTCAGCATTAAGAAATCTAACGAGAACTATCTTTTAAGTTCTCCACAAGCATTTCTCATTATGAAAATCTAGGCAACAAATTAAAGCTACTACGCCTCTTTTTGATTACCTCATGCCACTTCCTTGTGTACCGTTTCGTTACATCACATACGCCGTCCTTCCCAATGGCAATTACATAATTTAATTTTTTACTCCACCTTTAAGAAAGCACTTATTTTAATTATAATACGAACACATCAAAGTATACAATTCTAGTATCAAGAACTTGGATGAAAGATTATTCTAGAAAGATGATTGAACTAGCAAAACAAAAGGTGTACCCGCTTTCATATAACAGTGGTTTGTCATACACTCCTTCACAAGGATCAAGATGCATCCATCTGAACAATAGAAGAGGTATCAGAAAGGATTTCCCAACTTAATGAAAACTCAGTAATTTGTAGATGAAAGTTACCTTCCTAAAGATTCTGAAAAGCACTCTGTCCAAACATGATCCGTGAAATCTAGGATCTAAAAAGGAATAAAAGAATAAATAAATTATAGAAAAGGCTATGGACGGCCAGCATCAGTGAACCGTGAGGAAAAAAGTAGATCTCTGAACTGTTGCCGTAACTAGATAAGATAAATATTCTGAGTTGGAACTGTACTTGTTACGTATAGTAAAAGAAAGATTATATACATAATATTGAGCATGTCCTATTAGAGTTGAAAATCACTGACCAGGCGGGATTCAAACCCAAAAGTTCGGCAATAAAGCGTGAAGCAATTTGCCCATTCCCCACAACGACCCCTTCTTGTTTCCACAAGCTGTATTTTGGAAAAGGAGAGAGAATGATGGAGATATGAAATATCAAATGAGCTTTTCAATAGGTAAATAAGTAATCATAAGCTTCTCAAGACGTAAAGAAGCATAGATACCTTTAGTGGGTCATTGTAGCGTGGGAAACGAGTCACTGTTGGGCAAGAAGTGCATCTGGGTTTTTAAAAAAGGAAGAGAGATAAAGACCATTGCAGTTAATCAAGAAATAATCAACATCATTATCGAATATGAACAGACCACAAGAAAACAAAGAATGCATGGAAGCTAGGACAGTAGAAACCCTAACTCAAACAACTTTATGACAATAAATAAAGAATCTTTACAAGGTGAAGATACAGCTACAAATGCTGTCATAGCTTAGCAGTGAAGGGTGCATGTTTAGGGTTGAAGAGCATATATACACTCAGCTACACAGAAACGTCATAGTGATTGATGATATACGGTAATAAATTCACAAATAAAATAAAAAGTAATTAATAAGAAAAAAGTACCAGAGGCCAGAATTGGACGGTTAAATTCTTGGTTTGGCACTTTGGTTGCAGAAAGAGGGGTTGGGGAATCAAAACAGCAATGCCATGCAAACCATATGCCAAAGCCAAGGCTACAACTGGCGGACCCTTTAAGGGGCAGGAGAGGGTTGTGGCCCCTCCGGCGATTCGAACTTTCTCTTAATTCTTGTCCAATTATGTACTTATTAGTATTAAATTCAAGGTTTTTGTATATATTGGCCCCTTCGGGAATCTAAATCAAGTTCTGCCATTGGCTACAAGTGCAAATTTAAAGGGGAGAGAGATGGGTCTGGACAATCAAAAGAGTTCGCTGTAGCATACCTATAAATTTCAACTCGTGAACCTCCATGAAGAAGTTCTGGAGGAAGTGCAGCATCCATGCCAAGGCTGACTGTTTTCTGGCCGCAACTATCACAGGGAGGTTGATTAACCCAACTGCAGTACCGAACAAGGACATTATAACCGATATTCATCTTGACAGAAATGCACAATCAAGTGAAGTACAAATTTGATTAAATAAAAGAGAACAATAAATTTTCCTCAGAAACTGCTCTGTTTTCACCATAATATACTATATCATATTTAGAACGAACGTGTTATTTCTTTACTCTTCAACAACCAAGAGCAGACAAAATCATACTATAAACTGAAGATATTCAGAATGGTATTGACCACATTCAAAATAAGCCCCAACCATCATTCAGAAACAGACTGATGCAAACCCACCCATGGTTGGGATATTTACTTAAATTAGCTTGCTACTGTTGACCAATGATGGTAATATGTGATTAGTAAGTTAAATCTGTGTCTTATATTTTGCGGGATCTGTACTAATCTTCACTTAATATGCAGACACATCAGTTTGGACTTTCGAGTCCAACAAATTAACAAAAACCAAGATAAATTTGAAAATAATAAAATAACATGAAATAAAACAATACAAAACTGGAACACACCTGAAGGATTGTTTGAACCAGAATAGCAGCTGCAGCAGAAACGCGTGATCTTGTTGCTTCTTTGATGGAGTAAAGTTCCCTTCCTGACATGTTTATCAAATTTTCTTATTACCAAGGCATCTTTACCAGTTTCATCATATATTGCTAAACCAGTATGTATTCGGATAAACAAAAGTACTTATTGTAGTCCTCGATATCAAATTTTATCTTTTCACAAAATCACTAATCATATTGATACAACATAAGCTTCGGTTTCAGACGATTAAAAAGCACAAATTTCACATTTATATAGTGAAGCAAGATAGTGGTGCTCTCACCTTGGCCAAACTGACCAATGCCTTCTCCTCCAGCTGCTCTACCGAGACTGTTTTCCTCGCAGCCTCCTGCCGTATCGGATCCTCATACTAATCAGAGCCAAAAATCCCAATAAACACATCAGTTCACAAACTCTAAAAATCGCAAAATTTCAAACTCTTCTACACATTCTTTTCTCTACTAAAACACATCACTTCATTTGATCCAAATGCATATAGACTCCAAACTTCAATCGAAAAATCAAGTAAAAAGGGAAAGAACATCTACCATAAGAACTTGACTGATGTAAGGCCGCACTCTCCCCTCAAATGCTCCATTATCTTCACGAACAGCGAATTGCTGATACATAAGCGCCTCCTCCTCCGCCTAATTTTCACTCAAAACAAATCTCAACGCTCAAATTAACAAAATTTCAGCTAAACAGCTTCGAAAATCTACAGAATCGAACACAAACCTGCAACATTCTAGCCAATTCCTCATCGGATTTCAGCAACTCGTCGTTCCCGGCGGCCTGTTCCGGTTGATCGTCACTGATCGAAACCAACCGGAGCTTCTCCGAGACCGCGGCCAGGTCGGAGTCGTCTGAAACGACGCGATCGTCATCGGCGCCGATGATCTTCACAAAAAAAAAATAAATAAAATAAAATCAATGTAATCCACTGGAGCAAAGCTAGCGGCGGAGAGAAGAGAGAGAGAGAGAGATTGATGAACCTTTTGCTCGTCCGGAGGTACAGAGGTGAGAGAGAAGAGCTGGTATTTCAAGACCTGCAAAGAGAAATGAGATTTTGCTTAGTTTAGAGTGAGAAGAAGAGAGAGGACAGAGAGAGAGAGAGAGGTGGTGTAATACTTCGAGGCCGTCGTCGGTGTCGTAGACGACGGCGAAATCGGAGTCGTTGTGGCGGACCTGGAAGCTCCGAGTCACCATTGCTTTCTTCAACGACTGGGAAATGATCTCAAGTCAAGGAAGCCAACGACTTCTCCATTTGTGGAAGAAGAAGAATAAGAAGAAATAAAAGACGACGTGTCGTTTCGGGTATGGAGCGGAGGCCCAAACAAAATAAAGAACTGGCCAATAACGGGCTTCTGCGTGTGGCCCTGACTGATCACAACAGAGCCAGGGCCCAATGATCGGTTGCCTTGATGGATTTGAGAAGCCCCATCCAATAACTCGTCCCAAAACACAGAAGACTCACGTAAACAAACGAAAGTTGGGAAGCCCTAACCAATCGCTATTACAAAAGATATAACATCATTCAAATCGAGGCAAAGTCCCTCTACATCAAACCTAATGAGAAATCCAAGACAAGTAGTTGCTCCATTCTTCGCTTAATTAGTTGCCATGTACTTAAGTGAGAAAGCGAAGGAAACTAAGAATTAACTAGTGCGCTCCGATTCCACTTGCAACCAAATATGCTTCCACATACTCCCTTCCCACGCTATTTCAATAGCCTTGATCACAACCAAAACTTCACAATAACGGAACTTGGAATATGTCCAAGTTAGAGCAAAGAATTACCTTGCCTCTATAATTCTGAAGGGTAGTGCTAAAGGGCCTTAATAAAATCTAAGATTTATGGCTTTAATCTTATGTGGCATGTCATGTCACCTAAACACGACATCAATTTAAAAAATCATATCATATCATCCATAGATCAAAATGCAATCATATCCTTCTCAAATCCAAATTAGGCAATAATTATACCAAATTCTTCTCTTATTTAGATGATTTAGTTACCTTTTTTTATCAAGTTGATTTTGTTACCTTACATAAATTTTATTAAATTTATTTCTTAATGGAGTCTAACATTATAATAATTTATGGAATCTTACAGGAATTTCATACCACCAAAGATTAAGACCAAAAATCTTAGACCTTATTAAGTTCTTTAATCATTTTCCAATTCTGAAATATCCCGCCATAACCAACTTTGTTTTTTCATGCCCTTATTATCAGTTCAGCTTAATACACCCGTAAGAAAGAGGACGCCAATTGAGCGACTTCAATTACTCTAGGAGGACGCGTACGTAAGAAAATGATGGTGTATAATTAGAGAGGAGCGGCAAGCTACTAATGTATGGTTAGTATATATACGATTATACGTTATGGACGTGGCTTGTTCAGAACGCACTCGCTAAATTCATCACAGTTTGACTTTGATATTCCACGTCCTATCAATTCCTCCGGTTTGCTAGGCCGGCTAAAGTGCTAAACCCTTCAGTTGGTTTAATTTCATTGTCAAATTCATTGGTGTGACAAGTACTTGAGGGATACAAGGGGTACCATTGGTGAAGTGGTGTACGCCCATGCAATCAACACATGATGGTGCTAGAAACCCGAAATGAACGAAATTGAAAAGGATATGACACTGCTTAATTGTGTGTAGAAGCTTAAGAAAGCACTTCCATACATTATTTCCTTGATTTGTTATATCTATGGATCACTTTCA of the Fragaria vesca subsp. vesca linkage group LG6, FraVesHawaii_1.0, whole genome shotgun sequence genome contains:
- the LOC101300925 gene encoding peptide-N(4)-(N-acetyl-beta-glucosaminyl)asparagine amidase-like, which translates into the protein MVTRSFQVRHNDSDFAVVYDTDDGLEVLKYQLFSLTSVPPDEQKIIGADDDRVVSDDSDLAAVSEKLRLVSISDDQPEQAAGNDELLKSDEELARMLQAEEEALMYQQFAVREDNGAFEGRVRPYISQVLMYEDPIRQEAARKTVSVEQLEEKALVSLAKEGNFTPSKKQQDHAFLLQLLFWFKQSFSWVNQPPCDSCGQKTVSLGMDAALPPELLHGGSRVEIYRCTSCPTVTRFPRYNDPLKLVETRRGRCGEWANCFTLYCRTFGFESRLILDFTDHVWTECFSESLGRWMHLDPCEGVYDKPLLYESGWSKKLNYVIAIGKDGVCDVTKRYTRKWHEVLSRRNIISEPALSSVLANITKECRRGYTSQVRSALEDRDEKERQELERDLRSTDDASTSLPGRRSGDKEWRKSRMEDGSDESLSLTGSSCPLRQCVDEHVTKIYNGFLPILAQLVDEGFPKSRAVEVLEILKGLLINLKKSPFKTRRVSVDSVPNINQSVVRQLLPSFTELLSALSLSSKADTDGRVEISLAGPAVKTSLALPVTFHALDITIRNLKSCENFVKDSLCLPLLKLNRIHSGVVRASGEEIPFGIATSAFDGTRVSKWEEPNGAKGCWIVYKVSDNQMHELVAYELMSANDAPERDPMDWVVERSNDGGSSWHLIDKRTSQLFDSRFQCRTFKVSSEGFLSNAFRFRFLRVRDIQSNSRLQLGSIDLYSRSS